Proteins from a single region of Oreochromis niloticus isolate F11D_XX unplaced genomic scaffold, O_niloticus_UMD_NMBU tig00000402_pilon, whole genome shotgun sequence:
- the LOC112844594 gene encoding uncharacterized protein LOC112844594, which produces MTGSTCKIYRSESDTAVYWCESGSGEFSSAVNITVQNDGNGPILVSPVHPVTEGASVSLSCSLRTQKILSNVFFYHNDKLIQNYTRGELKISAVSKSDEGFYKCQYSGRESAQSWMSVKVTVSGADSSSSPVWLIVGLVCGVSLIIILLLLLYRCRQSKYSCFTRWIQSESHSPGSSTNHGVNQNETHEYNSLHPGADEPQDVTYALIEIANVRRKGKHHKPEQSAVYSEVQTGAAEDSLMYAEVKQPKKEKAKKNKGKSSPAADAAVYSEVTSGSSLSQ; this is translated from the exons ATGACTGGATCCACATGCAAAATCTACAGATCAGAGTCAGATACTgcagtgtactggtgtgagtctggatcaggagagttcagcagtgcagtcaacatcactgtacaga atgatggtaatggtcctatcctggtgagtcctgttcatcctgtgactgagggagcttctgttagtctgagctgcagtttgagaacacaaaaaatactttccaatgtgtttttctatcacaatgACAAACTTATTCAAAATTATACCCGAGGGGAGCTGAAGATCTCTGCAGTGtcaaagtctgatgaaggtttctacaagtgtcagtactcaggaagagagtcagcacagagctggatgtcagtTAAAG taactgtgtcaggagctgacagctcttcatctcctgtgtggttgattgttggactggtttgtggagtctctctcattattattctcctgctcttgttgtatCGCTGCAGACAGTCCAAGT attcctgcttcaccag gTGGATCCAGTCTGAGAGTCACAGTCCGGGCTCCTCCACAAATCATGGAGTCAACCAGAATGAAACTCATGAATACAACTCTCTTCATCCTG gTGCAGATGAACCCCAAGATGTCACATATGCTCTTATTGAAATCGCAAATGTCAGAAGGAAGG GGAAGCATCATAAACCAGAGCAGAGTGCTGTTTACTCTGAGGTGCAGACGGGAGCTGCAG AGGACAGTCTGATGTATGCTGAGGTCAAACagcccaaaaaagaaaaagccaagaaaaacaaag GAAAATCAAGTCCTGCagctgatgcagcagtttattctgAAGTCACATCAGGAAGCTCTCTCA gtcagtga